In the Deinococcus ficus genome, one interval contains:
- a CDS encoding heme-binding domain-containing protein: protein MTRPAPARRLSPLRLLGGLAAAFVLVQLVPYGRAHTNPPVQVRPAWVDPDTQALFTRACADCHSNETRWPWYSNVAPVSWLVQRHVQEGRQKFNVNVPGFGRDADEAAGQVRRGKMPEPTYLPLHPEARLTDAERQQLIRGLAVTFGDEEREGRR from the coding sequence ATGACCCGCCCCGCTCCCGCCCGACGTCTTTCCCCGCTGCGCCTGCTGGGCGGCCTGGCGGCCGCGTTCGTGCTCGTTCAGCTCGTGCCGTACGGCCGGGCACACACGAACCCGCCCGTGCAGGTCCGGCCCGCCTGGGTGGACCCGGACACGCAGGCGCTGTTCACGCGTGCCTGCGCCGACTGTCACAGCAACGAGACGCGGTGGCCGTGGTACAGCAATGTCGCCCCGGTGTCGTGGCTGGTGCAGCGGCACGTGCAGGAAGGCCGGCAGAAGTTCAACGTGAACGTGCCCGGGTTCGGCCGGGACGCGGACGAGGCGGCCGGGCAGGTCCGCCGGGGCAAGATGCCGGAGCCCACCTACCTGCCCCTGCACCCGGAAGCGAGACTGACGGACGCCGAGCGGCAGCAGCTGATCCGGGGGCTGGCCGTCACCTTCGGCGACGAGGAGCGGGAAGGCCGCCGGTGA
- a CDS encoding type III polyketide synthase, which yields MPVTPPPVMRSLVTATPPHQVTQAQVREAARTLFPRMAARQTLLDAFDNARIETRSLARPLDWYLDPRGFGEKNATFLTEARALTEQVARQALADAQLAPEDVDAVVMVTTSGLSTPSLDAWLIERLGLNRHAARLPVWGLGCAGGAAGLARAADLVRAGHRRVLFVAVELCSLTLVRGDESKSNFVGTALFSDGAAAAVVTAPDVPGPAPRLALHGAYSTLIEDSEDIMGWDVVDDGLKVRFSRDIPTLVQGMMRENVAQALGAHGWTRDDVRHFVVHPGGVKVIAAYEAALGLPGGALDASRAVLRDYGNMSSVTVLFVLEETLRGDPHGRGLLSAMGPGFSAEHVLLDFH from the coding sequence ATGCCCGTCACGCCCCCCCCGGTCATGCGTTCCCTCGTGACCGCCACGCCCCCGCACCAGGTCACGCAGGCCCAGGTGCGGGAGGCGGCCCGCACGCTGTTCCCCCGCATGGCCGCCCGGCAGACCCTGCTGGACGCCTTCGACAACGCCCGCATCGAGACCCGCTCCCTGGCCCGCCCGCTGGACTGGTACCTGGACCCGCGCGGTTTCGGGGAGAAGAACGCCACCTTCCTCACCGAGGCCCGCGCCCTGACCGAACAGGTGGCGCGCCAGGCCCTGGCGGACGCGCAACTCGCCCCTGAGGACGTGGACGCGGTCGTAATGGTGACCACCAGCGGCCTGAGCACCCCCAGCCTGGACGCCTGGCTGATCGAGAGGCTGGGCCTGAACCGGCACGCGGCGCGCCTGCCCGTGTGGGGTCTGGGCTGCGCGGGCGGCGCAGCCGGGCTGGCGCGTGCGGCGGACCTCGTCCGGGCCGGGCACCGCCGCGTGCTGTTCGTGGCGGTGGAACTGTGCAGCCTGACGCTGGTGCGCGGCGACGAATCCAAGAGCAACTTCGTGGGCACCGCGCTGTTCTCGGACGGTGCGGCGGCCGCCGTGGTCACCGCGCCGGACGTGCCCGGCCCCGCCCCGCGGCTGGCGCTGCACGGCGCGTACAGCACCCTGATCGAGGACAGCGAGGACATCATGGGCTGGGACGTGGTGGACGACGGCCTGAAGGTCCGGTTCAGCCGCGACATTCCCACCCTGGTGCAGGGCATGATGCGGGAGAACGTCGCGCAGGCCCTGGGCGCGCACGGCTGGACCCGGGACGACGTGCGGCACTTCGTGGTCCACCCCGGCGGCGTGAAGGTCATCGCGGCGTACGAGGCCGCCCTGGGCCTGCCCGGCGGAGCGCTGGATGCCAGCCGCGCCGTCCTGCGCGACTACGGGAACATGAGCAGCGTCACCGTGCTGTTCGTGCTGGAAGAAACCCTGCGCGGCGACCCGCACGGGCGGGGCCTGCTGAGCGCCATGGGCCCGGGCTTCAGCGCCGAGCACGTGTTGCTGGATTTCCACTGA
- a CDS encoding aldo/keto reductase has translation MTEQPNAPARGAAVPSAAQSGTFRIGGDLEVNRLGFGAMRITGEGVWGDPADPEGALDTLRRLPELGVNFIDTADSYGPAVSEELIREALHPYDTVVIATKGGLTRTGPNKWPPCGRPEYLIQQAHLSRRRLGVDRIDLWQLHRIDHKVPRDEQFAAVRELMDSGVILHAGLSEVSVEDIQAAQQVFPVSTVQNLYNLVNRKSEAVLDYCEAENIGFIPWYPLAAGSLSRPGSVLDEIAARLNATPSQVALAWVLRRSPVMLPIPGTGKVRHLEENVAAAALTLSDEDFRALDALGRVEWENGQQARD, from the coding sequence ATGACGGAACAACCGAACGCGCCCGCCCGCGGCGCTGCCGTGCCCAGCGCCGCCCAGAGCGGCACCTTCCGCATCGGCGGGGATCTGGAGGTCAACCGCCTGGGCTTCGGCGCCATGCGCATCACCGGCGAAGGCGTCTGGGGCGACCCGGCCGACCCGGAAGGCGCCCTGGACACCCTGCGCCGCCTGCCCGAACTGGGCGTGAACTTCATCGACACCGCCGACAGCTACGGCCCGGCCGTGAGCGAGGAACTGATCCGCGAGGCCCTGCACCCCTACGACACCGTGGTCATCGCCACCAAGGGCGGCCTGACCCGCACCGGCCCGAACAAGTGGCCCCCCTGCGGCCGGCCCGAGTACCTCATCCAGCAGGCGCACCTCAGCCGCCGCCGCCTGGGCGTGGACCGCATCGACCTGTGGCAGTTGCACCGCATCGACCACAAGGTGCCCCGCGACGAGCAGTTCGCCGCCGTGCGGGAACTCATGGACAGCGGCGTGATCCTGCACGCCGGCCTGTCCGAGGTGAGCGTGGAGGACATCCAGGCCGCGCAGCAGGTGTTCCCGGTGTCCACCGTGCAGAACCTCTACAACCTCGTGAACCGCAAGTCCGAAGCGGTCCTGGACTACTGCGAGGCGGAGAACATCGGCTTCATTCCCTGGTACCCCCTCGCGGCCGGCAGCCTCTCCCGGCCCGGCAGCGTGCTGGACGAGATCGCCGCCCGCCTGAACGCAACGCCCTCGCAGGTGGCACTGGCCTGGGTGCTGCGCCGCAGCCCCGTGATGCTTCCCATCCCCGGCACCGGCAAGGTCCGGCACCTGGAGGAGAACGTGGCCGCCGCCGCCCTCACCCTCTCCGACGAGGATTTCCGCGCCCTGGACGCCCTGGGCCGCGTCGAGTGGGAAAACGGCCAGCAGGCCCGCGACTGA